A single region of the Scyliorhinus torazame isolate Kashiwa2021f chromosome 30, sScyTor2.1, whole genome shotgun sequence genome encodes:
- the LOC140404328 gene encoding protein shisa-like-1a, whose protein sequence is MSRSSQLLTVLLLCELLITVSASKYRTCEPYLDAAKMYHYGFYCPRLNEEQKHIYCCRQSDQTLKYCCNESEFQSTMKFNQTAPETGTFKYGSMIAVLLYGMCVVALLLTDLLHYRSPDRQNLWQHQPPWCFSGCGNDGDGNQTQAQP, encoded by the exons ATGTCACGCTCCAGCCAACTCCTGACCGTATTGCTGCTGTGTGAATTACTGATAACAG TTTCTGCCTCTAAATACAGAACCTGTGAGCCATACTTAGATGCTGCAAAAATGTATCACTACGGATTCTACTGTCCACGGCTTAATGAAGAACAGAAACACATCTACTGCTGTCGGCAGAGCGATCAGACACTGAAATATTGCTGCAATGAGTCTGAATTTCAGAGCACAATGAAGTTCAACCAGACAGCACCCGAAACGGGTACTTT TAAATACGGATCAATGATTGCAGTCCTTTTGTACGGTATGTGTGTCGTGGCCTTGTTGTTGACAGATCTGCTGCATTACCGCTCTCCAGACCGACAAAATCTCTGGCAGCACCAACCTCCCTGGTGCTTCAGTGGATGCGGCAATGATGGCGATGGAAACCAAACTCAGGCACAACCCTGA